A section of the Triticum dicoccoides isolate Atlit2015 ecotype Zavitan chromosome 7A, WEW_v2.0, whole genome shotgun sequence genome encodes:
- the LOC119331171 gene encoding PHD finger-like domain-containing protein 5A, producing MAKHHPDLIMCRKQPGIAIGRLCEKCDGKCVICDSYVRPCTLVRVCDECNYGSFQGRCVICGGVGISDAYYCKECTQQEKDRDGCPKIVNLGSAKTDLFYERKKYGFKKR from the coding sequence ATGGCGAAGCATCATCCTGATCTCATCATGTGCCGGAAGCAGCCTGGCATTGCTATTGGTCGCCTGTGTGAGAAGTGTGATGGCAAGTGCGTCATCTGTGACTCGTACGTGCGCCCATGTACGCTTGTCCGGGTCTGCGACGAGTGCAACTACGGCTCGTTCCAGGGAAGGTGCGTCATCTGCGGCGGAGTTGGCATCTCAGACGCCTACTACTGCAAAGAGTGCACGCAGCAGGAGAAGGACCGAGATGGGTGCCCCAAGATTGTCAACCTTGGAAGCGCCAAGACCGATCTCTTCTACGAGCGCAAGAAGTACGGTTTTAAGAAGAGATGA